A region from the Chrysoperla carnea chromosome 4, inChrCarn1.1, whole genome shotgun sequence genome encodes:
- the LOC123298481 gene encoding mucin-21-like: MTTDSLGALNTGNSDTPTIDPSSSTTENPSDITTPSEGPSSTESPGSSSTDLSGMSTTENSNKSTMDSSVTTTQNPSDTTTQSAGSCTSCLDSSTTDSSGISSTKNSDTSTIDPSASTTGNPSETTTSIKGSSTTESPDSTTDSSGMSTTENSDTTTLVPSTTPTQNPSGTTSQVAGSSTTECLDSSPTDSPGMSTTDIGDTSTADPLATTTENPSETTTKVAGSSTTESSGMSTTDTSDISTVDNSLSTTGNPIDTTVPGAGSTTESPNSATTDSSGMPTTQNSDTSTTDPSASTTENSCTSCLDSSTTDPSGTSSIDGSVSSTEPASQTTTQEPTLTTKKKGSLINIGINLGRKRTTESSSVSYNP, translated from the coding sequence ATGACTACGGATTCTTTAGGAGCGTTAAATACAGGAAATTCAGATACTCCCACTATAGATCCTTCATCATCAACCACAGAAAATCCTTCAGATATCACTACTCCGAGTGAAGGACCGTCTTCAACAGAATCTCCAGGTTCAAGTAGTACAGATTTGTCAGGAATGTCCACTACCGAAAATTCGAATAAATCTACAATGGATTCTTCAGTAACAACTACACAAAATCCTTCAGATACCACTACACAAAGTGCAGGATCATGTACTTCGTGTTTGGATTCATCTACTACCGATTCATCAGGAATATCTAGTACAAAAAATTCAGATACATCGACAATAGATCCTTCAGCATCAACAACCGGAAATCCTTCAGAGACCACTACTTCGATTAAAGGATCGTCTACAACGGAATCTCCAGATTCTACTACCGATTCCTCAGGAATGTCCACTACGGAAAATTCAGATACAACGACTTTGGTTCCTTCGACAACACCAACTCAAAACCCTTCAGGTACCACTTCTCAAGTTGCAGGATCATCTACTACAGAATGTTTGGATTCGTCTCCTACAGATTCGCCAGGAATGTCTACTACGGACATTGGAGATACATCTACAGCGGATCCTTTAGCAACAACCACGGAAAATCCTTCGGAGACCACTACCAAAGTCGCAGGATCATCTACTACAGAATCTTCAGGAATGTCTACTACAGATACTTCAGATATATCTACTGTTGATAATTCATTGTCAACAACAGGAAATCCTATAGATACCACGGTCCCAGGTGCAGGGTCTACCACTGAATCTCCAAATTCAGCTACTACAGATTCTTCAGGAATGCCTACTACACAAAATTCTGATACATCTACTACAGATCCTTCAGCATCAACCACAGAGAATTCATGTACTTCATGTTTGGATTCATCTACTACCGATCCTTCAGGAACGTCTTCTATAGACGGCTCAGTGTCATCGACAGAGCCTGCTTCTCAGACAACAACTCAAGAGCCTACTCTCACGACAAAAAAGAAAGGGTCGCTAATTAACATTGGAATAAACCTCGGACGAAAACGAACTACTGAATCGTCTTCAGTATCATATAATCCGTAA